Proteins encoded by one window of Filimonas effusa:
- a CDS encoding inositol-3-phosphate synthase has translation MKEQIRKAEGKLGILTPGMGAVSTTFMAGVIAVNKGLAKPIGSVAQMGNIRLGKRTENRYPLIKDFVPLANLSDIVFGGWDLYEDNVYQAAMHAKVLDASLLQAIKPELEAIKPMKAVFDRTFVKNLDGTFVKTGATKWDLAKQVMDDIENFKEANDVNRVVVVWCGSTEIYFEPTATHATIESFEKGLKENAPDISPSMIYAYAAIKLGVPFANGAPNLTCDIPALVELSKQTNTPIAGKDFKTGQTLMKTILAPGLQARALGVSGWFSTNILGNRDGLVLDDPDNFKTKEVSKLGVLEDIFKPDTNPELYGDIYHKVRINFYPPHGDNKESWDNIDIFGWLGYKMQIKVNFLCRDSILAAPVVLDLALFVDLAKRANMSGIQEWLSFYLKSPQTAEGLRPEHDIFKQLIKMQNTLRHMMGEDLITHLGLDYYQDLVEVMS, from the coding sequence ATGAAAGAGCAAATCCGGAAAGCTGAAGGAAAGCTGGGTATATTAACACCTGGCATGGGAGCAGTTTCCACCACCTTCATGGCAGGTGTTATTGCTGTGAACAAGGGCCTTGCAAAACCAATTGGTTCTGTTGCGCAAATGGGCAATATCCGTTTGGGTAAAAGAACTGAGAACAGGTATCCTTTGATTAAAGACTTCGTGCCTTTAGCGAATCTATCCGATATCGTATTCGGCGGATGGGATTTGTATGAAGATAATGTTTACCAGGCTGCTATGCACGCTAAGGTGCTGGATGCATCTCTGTTACAGGCTATTAAACCTGAACTGGAGGCCATCAAACCGATGAAAGCTGTATTCGACAGGACTTTTGTTAAGAACCTTGATGGTACTTTCGTTAAAACCGGCGCTACCAAATGGGATCTGGCAAAACAGGTAATGGATGATATCGAGAACTTTAAAGAAGCCAATGATGTTAACCGCGTTGTAGTGGTTTGGTGTGGTTCTACCGAGATTTATTTTGAACCTACAGCAACGCATGCTACTATAGAAAGTTTTGAAAAAGGATTGAAGGAAAACGCTCCTGATATTTCTCCCAGCATGATCTATGCTTATGCAGCGATCAAACTGGGCGTTCCTTTTGCAAACGGCGCTCCTAACCTTACCTGCGATATTCCTGCACTGGTTGAGTTATCTAAACAAACCAACACGCCTATTGCCGGTAAAGATTTCAAAACCGGTCAAACGCTGATGAAAACCATCCTTGCTCCAGGTTTACAAGCCAGGGCGCTTGGTGTTAGCGGCTGGTTCTCTACCAACATCCTGGGTAACAGGGATGGCCTGGTTCTGGACGATCCTGATAACTTCAAGACAAAAGAGGTTTCGAAACTGGGTGTACTGGAAGATATCTTCAAGCCTGATACCAATCCTGAACTGTATGGTGATATTTACCATAAAGTGAGGATCAATTTCTATCCGCCACATGGTGATAACAAAGAAAGCTGGGATAACATCGACATCTTCGGATGGCTGGGTTACAAAATGCAGATCAAAGTAAACTTCCTGTGCCGCGATTCTATTCTTGCTGCGCCTGTAGTTCTCGACCTTGCATTGTTCGTTGACCTTGCGAAGAGGGCTAACATGTCTGGTATCCAGGAATGGCTTTCTTTCTACCTGAAATCTCCTCAAACTGCAGAAGGTTTAAGGCCTGAGCATGATATCTTCAAACAATTGATCAAAATGCAGAATACGCTCCGTCATATGATGGGCGAAGATTTGATTACGCACCTGGGACTGGATTACTACCAGGATCTGGTGGAAGTAATGTCATGA
- a CDS encoding OB-fold protein: MSKKSNYWLKRGLLVIIGIALLGAGFAWYLIREKFSDTSIVKADYTVTASSFIKEFEKEAGAANQKYTNKIIEVSGNVSEKEAPSDSVTNIKFIDTATGSYVIFAFQGQHMKEAQNLKQGAPVAIKGACSGGHFSEILGFTAIEFKRCALANTAK; encoded by the coding sequence ATGAGCAAAAAAAGTAACTACTGGCTGAAAAGAGGCCTGCTGGTCATTATTGGCATCGCCCTGTTGGGTGCAGGTTTCGCCTGGTATCTGATCCGCGAAAAATTCTCCGACACAAGCATCGTTAAAGCCGACTACACCGTAACAGCTTCCTCTTTTATCAAAGAATTTGAAAAAGAAGCCGGCGCCGCAAATCAGAAATACACAAACAAGATCATCGAAGTATCAGGTAACGTGTCAGAAAAAGAAGCTCCTTCCGATTCTGTTACCAACATTAAATTTATTGATACAGCAACAGGCTCCTACGTGATTTTTGCATTTCAGGGACAACATATGAAAGAAGCACAAAACCTGAAACAAGGAGCCCCGGTAGCCATCAAGGGCGCCTGCAGCGGCGGACACTTCAGCGAAATACTCGGATTTACCGCAATAGAGTTCAAGCGCTGTGCACTCGCAAATACCGCAAAATAA
- a CDS encoding YceI family protein: protein MKKTILLLALVVATGSLFAQKKTTTSATVSFDATTPADALPKADNNTVIAALDPKTGDIQFEATVQNFAFTNPTIQSHFNGEKWLNSEKYPKFTFKGKLSKADFKKDGTYPVTVTGNLTVKETTKEITTPATVTVKAGVITATAAFPLTLADYGIVTDGKKIAKEPKITVTAEFK, encoded by the coding sequence ATGAAAAAAACAATCTTACTATTGGCATTAGTAGTAGCTACCGGTAGCTTATTCGCACAAAAGAAAACAACCACATCGGCAACTGTAAGCTTCGACGCAACTACTCCCGCCGACGCCCTGCCCAAAGCCGATAATAACACAGTTATCGCAGCCCTTGACCCAAAAACAGGAGACATCCAGTTCGAAGCTACCGTTCAAAACTTCGCGTTCACCAACCCAACCATTCAATCACACTTCAATGGCGAAAAATGGCTGAACTCAGAAAAATACCCCAAATTCACATTCAAAGGCAAACTGTCTAAAGCCGACTTTAAAAAAGACGGCACATATCCCGTAACAGTTACAGGCAACCTAACCGTTAAAGAAACAACCAAAGAAATAACCACCCCCGCTACAGTAACGGTAAAAGCCGGCGTTATCACAGCTACAGCAGCATTCCCGCTTACATTAGCCGACTATGGCATCGTAACAGATGGCAAGAAAATCGCTAAAGAACCCAAAATAACAGTGACCGCAGAATTCAAATAA
- a CDS encoding TetR/AcrR family transcriptional regulator, giving the protein MTLPKEDIIRCEVLQEAAKLFRHYGLNKTTMEDIARAVGKGKSTLYYYYKSKEEIFDAVMKREKDAILCRIQAAVAQQTTASGKLEAFTRMKFREIAQISVLYQVVVREVQNCSEIERGIRRNFDNNEVDLVKNILEFGIETGEFKNMGNADLDLMAFVMISAQRGVEIASILNGKLEEIEGTMDSLVSIMLNGIRNF; this is encoded by the coding sequence ATGACGCTCCCCAAGGAGGATATTATCAGATGTGAAGTATTGCAGGAGGCCGCCAAACTTTTCCGCCATTACGGGCTGAATAAGACTACTATGGAGGATATTGCCCGTGCTGTAGGCAAGGGTAAAAGTACGCTCTATTATTATTACAAGAGTAAAGAGGAGATATTTGACGCTGTCATGAAGCGTGAGAAGGATGCTATTTTATGTCGCATTCAGGCTGCGGTTGCTCAGCAAACTACGGCTTCCGGAAAATTAGAGGCTTTCACGCGCATGAAGTTTAGGGAAATTGCCCAGATAAGTGTCTTATACCAGGTGGTAGTGAGGGAAGTGCAGAATTGTTCGGAGATAGAGCGTGGCATCAGGAGGAACTTTGATAATAATGAGGTAGATCTGGTGAAGAATATTCTTGAGTTTGGGATAGAGACCGGTGAGTTTAAGAATATGGGGAATGCGGATCTTGACCTGATGGCGTTTGTAATGATCAGTGCGCAGCGTGGGGTAGAGATCGCGTCCATTTTGAATGGCAAATTAGAGGAAATAGAAGGGACCATGGATAGTTTGGTGAGTATTATGTTGAACGGTATCCGGAATTTCTAG
- the spt gene encoding serine palmitoyltransferase — protein MQKNLKEKIAAFKDAAVIKEKGLYPYFRPIESAQDTVVMIEGRKVLMFGSNSYLGLTNHPAIKAAAQKAVEKYGSGCAGSRFLNGTLDLHVELERRLAAFVGKEDAAVFSTGFQVNLGVLSCITGRNDYIILDEYDHASIIDGCRLSFSKVIKYRHNDMADLEFKLSQLPENAVKLIAVDGIFSMEGDIVKLPEITALASKYGCNIMVDDAHSLGVIGEKGAGTASHFGLTSEVDLIMGTFSKSLASLGGFIAGDADVVDYIRHRARSLVFSASMTPASAASVIAALDLIENEPHHLDNLWKNTNYAKTLLEEAGFDLGATESPILPIYIRDNDKTFLITKILQEEGVFVNPVVSPAVPPEDSLIRFSLMATHTFSQIEEAVDKLIKASRKAKLQLEEYANLLKQENLEAPKG, from the coding sequence ATGCAGAAAAACCTTAAAGAAAAGATCGCCGCATTTAAGGATGCCGCAGTTATTAAAGAGAAGGGCTTATATCCTTACTTCCGTCCGATAGAATCCGCACAGGATACTGTAGTAATGATTGAAGGGCGGAAAGTGCTGATGTTCGGTTCTAATTCATATTTGGGTCTTACCAATCACCCTGCTATTAAAGCGGCGGCGCAGAAGGCAGTGGAGAAGTATGGCTCCGGTTGTGCCGGGTCGCGTTTTCTTAATGGTACGCTTGACTTGCATGTAGAATTAGAGAGGAGGCTGGCAGCTTTTGTAGGGAAGGAAGATGCAGCGGTATTCAGTACAGGTTTCCAGGTGAATCTGGGGGTGTTGTCCTGCATTACCGGCCGTAACGATTATATTATTCTCGACGAATACGATCATGCTTCTATTATTGACGGTTGCCGGCTGTCGTTTTCCAAGGTCATAAAATACCGCCATAACGATATGGCTGATCTGGAGTTCAAATTGTCGCAGCTTCCTGAGAATGCAGTAAAGCTGATTGCTGTTGACGGCATTTTCAGCATGGAAGGTGATATCGTGAAGTTGCCTGAGATCACTGCGCTGGCTTCGAAGTACGGCTGCAACATTATGGTAGATGATGCTCATAGCCTGGGCGTTATCGGTGAAAAAGGTGCTGGTACGGCGTCTCATTTCGGGCTTACGAGTGAAGTGGATCTTATCATGGGTACGTTCAGCAAGTCGCTTGCTTCTCTTGGCGGATTTATTGCCGGTGATGCCGATGTTGTTGATTATATACGTCACAGAGCGCGTTCCCTGGTTTTCAGTGCCAGTATGACGCCGGCTTCTGCAGCGAGTGTAATTGCTGCGCTTGACCTGATTGAAAACGAGCCACATCATCTTGATAATCTCTGGAAGAATACGAATTACGCCAAAACCCTGCTTGAAGAAGCTGGTTTTGATCTGGGAGCAACGGAAAGCCCTATTCTTCCGATCTATATCCGCGATAATGACAAGACCTTCCTGATCACCAAGATACTCCAGGAAGAAGGAGTATTTGTGAACCCGGTAGTTTCTCCTGCTGTGCCACCGGAGGATTCTCTGATCCGTTTTTCTCTTATGGCTACTCATACTTTCAGCCAGATCGAGGAAGCAGTTGACAAATTAATCAAAGCTTCCCGCAAGGCTAAGCTTCAATTAGAAGAGTATGCCAACCTGCTGAAACAGGAAAACCTGGAAGCCCCCAAAGGATAA
- a CDS encoding phosphatidylglycerophosphatase A family protein — MIIAKILSTCLGIGYIRKGGGTYASIACLLVWYFAQAGGSSIGGQIIATLLLLILGIYAGNVVEKEWGKDSYRVVIDEAAGMCITLLFVPLEWKYLLTGLVLFRVMDIFKPLYIRRMEKYPGGWGVMLDDVLAAVYAHILLRSIVLMHIY, encoded by the coding sequence ATGATAATAGCGAAGATTCTTTCCACCTGCCTTGGCATAGGCTATATCAGAAAAGGCGGAGGCACTTATGCTTCCATTGCATGCCTGCTGGTTTGGTATTTTGCCCAGGCAGGTGGTTCTTCAATAGGGGGGCAAATAATTGCGACCCTATTGTTATTAATACTGGGTATTTATGCCGGTAATGTGGTAGAGAAGGAATGGGGGAAGGATAGTTACCGGGTTGTGATAGACGAGGCGGCAGGCATGTGCATTACCCTGCTTTTTGTGCCGCTGGAATGGAAATACCTGCTGACAGGGCTGGTATTATTCCGAGTTATGGACATATTTAAACCACTGTATATCCGTAGGATGGAGAAATATCCGGGAGGGTGGGGGGTAATGCTCGACGATGTGCTTGCCGCAGTTTATGCGCATATTTTATTGAGATCAATCGTACTCATGCATATCTACTGA
- a CDS encoding cupin domain-containing protein: MSDFESAIPEVQALIRAYGLAPHPEGGFYKETYRSDALIPVEGLPQRFSAARPFSTAIYFLLDRGNFSAFHKIKSDECWHFYAGSTLLIYVIHADGQLEVVRLGNNIGAGECFQYVVPANCWFASEPAPGSLFSFTGCTVAPGFHFDDFEMAEAGILTSLYPQHEALIGRLCR; the protein is encoded by the coding sequence ATGTCGGATTTTGAATCAGCAATACCAGAGGTGCAGGCGTTGATACGGGCTTACGGGCTAGCACCTCATCCTGAAGGTGGATTTTACAAAGAAACTTATCGCAGTGATGCGTTGATTCCTGTTGAAGGGTTGCCTCAACGGTTTTCTGCTGCAAGGCCTTTTTCGACGGCGATCTATTTTTTACTTGACCGGGGGAATTTTTCAGCTTTTCATAAAATCAAGAGCGACGAATGCTGGCATTTTTATGCGGGCAGTACATTGCTGATATATGTTATTCATGCGGATGGGCAGCTGGAGGTCGTGCGATTAGGCAATAATATTGGGGCAGGAGAATGTTTTCAGTATGTAGTGCCTGCCAATTGCTGGTTTGCCAGTGAGCCTGCGCCGGGGAGCTTATTTTCATTTACCGGCTGTACTGTGGCGCCTGGTTTTCATTTTGATGACTTTGAAATGGCAGAGGCTGGCATACTTACTTCATTGTATCCTCAGCATGAAGCGCTTATTGGGCGGCTTTGCCGTTAA